In a genomic window of Curtobacterium sp. MCBD17_035:
- a CDS encoding sugar transferase, translating to MSNAVFDAPGNPDPDAPTAESPIWTDAPHAVAVPDRSAERLRAVVGLTDAVLVVAALGASMLVPDLSRSTISRIALLAGVAVVWIVWLAVFERRGLLGLGNGNHGAGAILTATAASVATLALASWSTGIDLRGVGLPWAVAAGVVLLLVARLSWVRWIRRERLAGRLRRRIVLVGSPAGIAEATAHLTSRVAAGWDVVASVVPAPDALDVDLPVRVAEALDATGADLVLVTGADALTADRVRKLSWDLEHRACELVVAPTIVDVATGRLRSERIAGLSVLHVAAPTYTGPQRVVKRATDVVGSLLLLAALSPLLLVVAIAVRTTSAGPVFYRQERIGAGHQAFDILKFRSMVTDADAHLHKLLAAQGTSDRPLFKIADDPRLTRIGAFIRRYSIDELPQLVNVLRGDMSLVGPRPQRPAEIALYDASAHRRLKVRPGMTGLWQVSGRSRLSWQEAIRLDLDYVENWSLALDLGILWRTARAVVGSDGAY from the coding sequence ATGTCGAATGCAGTGTTCGACGCGCCCGGCAACCCCGACCCGGACGCGCCCACCGCTGAATCCCCCATCTGGACGGATGCCCCGCACGCCGTTGCGGTGCCCGACCGATCCGCCGAACGGCTCCGTGCCGTGGTGGGTCTGACGGACGCCGTGCTCGTCGTGGCGGCACTCGGAGCCTCGATGCTCGTACCCGACCTCTCCCGCTCCACGATCTCCCGCATCGCCCTGCTCGCAGGTGTCGCCGTGGTCTGGATCGTGTGGCTCGCGGTGTTCGAGCGACGTGGCCTCCTCGGGCTCGGCAACGGGAACCACGGTGCGGGGGCGATCCTCACCGCGACGGCTGCGTCCGTCGCGACCCTCGCCCTCGCATCGTGGTCCACCGGGATCGACCTCCGCGGCGTCGGCCTCCCCTGGGCCGTCGCCGCGGGGGTCGTCCTCCTCCTCGTGGCCCGGCTGTCCTGGGTGCGGTGGATCCGACGCGAACGACTCGCGGGCCGCCTGCGCCGCCGGATCGTCCTCGTCGGCTCCCCCGCCGGCATCGCCGAGGCCACCGCACACCTCACCAGCCGTGTCGCCGCCGGGTGGGACGTCGTCGCATCGGTCGTGCCCGCGCCCGACGCCCTCGACGTCGACCTCCCCGTGCGCGTCGCCGAGGCGCTCGATGCGACCGGGGCGGACCTCGTCCTCGTGACCGGGGCCGACGCCCTGACCGCGGACCGGGTCCGGAAGCTCAGCTGGGACCTCGAACACCGCGCGTGCGAACTGGTCGTCGCCCCGACCATCGTCGACGTCGCGACCGGGCGGCTCCGGAGCGAACGCATCGCGGGTCTGTCCGTGCTGCACGTCGCCGCGCCCACCTACACCGGGCCGCAGCGCGTGGTGAAGCGGGCGACGGACGTCGTGGGCTCCCTCCTGTTGCTCGCGGCGCTCTCGCCGCTCCTCCTCGTCGTCGCGATCGCGGTCCGGACCACGAGCGCCGGCCCGGTGTTCTACCGGCAGGAGCGGATCGGCGCCGGGCACCAGGCATTCGACATCCTCAAGTTCCGCTCGATGGTGACCGACGCCGACGCCCACCTGCACAAGCTCCTGGCGGCGCAGGGCACCAGCGACCGGCCCCTGTTCAAGATCGCGGACGACCCCCGGCTGACCCGGATCGGGGCGTTCATCCGCCGGTACTCCATCGACGAGCTGCCCCAGCTCGTCAACGTCCTCCGCGGCGACATGAGCCTCGTCGGGCCCCGCCCCCAGCGGCCCGCCGAGATCGCCCTCTACGACGCCAGCGCACACCGACGTCTCAAGGTGCGCCCCGGCATGACCGGCCTCTGGCAGGTGAGCGGCCGCTCCCGCCTGTCGTGGCAGGAAGCCATCCGCCTCGACCTCGACTACGTCGAGAACTGGTCCCTCGCCCTCGACCTCGGGATCCTCTGGCGCACCGCTCGTGCCGTCGTCGGTTCCGACGGCGCCTACTAG
- a CDS encoding glycosyltransferase, translating into MSHLPTISVVVPSYRRLDRLSDMLDHWLRQDLDELVVVLDGPHDGAEAALARATADPRMRLITLPENRGRSIARSVGLEAATCDVVLVADDDVLPLEGLVERHRAFHAEHPRSALLGYMPVRLTPRRGRDEAATRIYARDYENQVAVWRTGDAMTLLTSFWGGNASIPRDLYREAEAYRPPVELGYNEDLDLGLRLAAIGAGAGFDERAAARHLHTRGIDAFVAECVVRGEAVADLEDLWPELPGQLGDLVVVPATHGRLGRIQQHIGDRDTPGTSESIIRIAYRVAGVFRAWRLQDALARFLRRAMAIRGYRLRRALHPTPVG; encoded by the coding sequence ATGTCGCACCTCCCGACCATCTCCGTCGTCGTCCCGTCCTACCGACGCCTCGACCGCCTGTCCGACATGCTCGACCACTGGCTCCGACAGGACCTCGACGAGCTCGTCGTCGTGCTCGACGGCCCGCACGACGGGGCGGAGGCCGCGCTCGCCCGGGCGACGGCGGACCCCCGCATGCGCCTCATCACGCTCCCCGAGAACCGCGGGAGGTCGATCGCGCGCTCGGTCGGGCTCGAGGCCGCCACCTGCGACGTCGTGCTCGTCGCCGACGACGACGTCCTGCCGCTCGAGGGGCTGGTCGAACGCCACCGGGCCTTCCACGCGGAGCACCCCCGCAGCGCCCTGCTCGGCTACATGCCCGTGCGTCTGACACCCCGTCGGGGCCGCGACGAGGCGGCGACCCGCATCTACGCCCGCGACTACGAGAACCAGGTCGCGGTCTGGCGCACCGGGGACGCCATGACGCTGCTGACGTCCTTCTGGGGTGGCAATGCGAGCATCCCCCGCGACCTCTACCGCGAGGCCGAGGCGTACCGGCCGCCGGTGGAGCTCGGCTACAACGAGGACCTCGACCTCGGGCTCCGGCTCGCGGCCATCGGCGCGGGTGCCGGCTTCGACGAGCGTGCCGCGGCTCGGCACCTGCACACCCGGGGCATCGACGCGTTCGTCGCCGAGTGCGTCGTGCGCGGCGAGGCCGTCGCGGATCTCGAGGACCTGTGGCCGGAACTCCCCGGCCAGCTCGGTGACCTCGTCGTCGTGCCGGCCACCCACGGGCGCCTCGGGCGGATCCAGCAGCACATCGGCGACCGCGACACGCCCGGGACATCCGAGTCGATCATCCGGATCGCGTACCGAGTCGCCGGTGTGTTCCGAGCGTGGCGCCTCCAGGACGCCCTGGCCCGGTTCCTCCGCCGTGCCATGGCGATCCGGGGGTACCGACTGCGCCGCGCCCTCCACCCGACGCCGGTCGGCTGA